A window of Oncorhynchus keta strain PuntledgeMale-10-30-2019 chromosome 27, Oket_V2, whole genome shotgun sequence contains these coding sequences:
- the LOC118360181 gene encoding dihydropteridine reductase-like, with protein sequence MAAGEVRKVIIYGGKGALGATCVQYFKSKNWWVACIDINANEEASANILVKPTDSFTDQAEQVTADVLSLLGDQKVDAILCVAGGWAGGSAKAKALYKNSDLMWKQSVWTSTISSHLATRHLREGGLLTLSGAQAALTGTPGMLGYGMAKAAVHQLCQSLAGTNSGLPPQAAAVTILPITLDTPMNRKFMPDADVTSWTPLEYVAEMFYGWSTGENRPASGTLLQLVTSQGQTQATPM encoded by the exons ATGGCGGCGGGAGAGGTACGAAAAGTCATCATCTACGGCGGGAAAGGAGCACTAGGAGCCACTTGTGTCCAATACTTCAAGTCTAAAAACTGG tGGGTGGCTTGTATTGACATCAATGCCAATGAGGAGGCAAGTGCCAACATCCTAGTCAAACCAACCGACTCCTTTACTGACCAGGCAGAACAG GTGACAGCGGATGTGTTGTCGTTGCTAGGCGACCAGAAGGTGGATGCCATCCTGTGTGTGGCGGGAGGATGGGCCGGCGGCAGTGCCAAGGCTAAAG ctctctATAAGAACAGTGATCTGATGTGGAAGCAGAGTGTGTGGACGTCTACCATTTCCAGTCACCTAGCAACCAGACACCTGAGAGAAGGGGGGCTGCTCACACTGTCTGGAGCTCAGGCTGCCCTGACCGGAAccccag gtATGTTGGGTTATGGTATGGCGAAGGCAGCGGTCCACCAGCTGTGTCAGTCTCTAGCGGGAACCAACAGTGGCCTCCCTCCACAAGCTGCTGCTGTCACTATACTACC CATTACTTTGGATACGCCTATGAACAGGAAGTTCATGCCTGACGCTGATGTCACTTCCTGGACACCACTGGAATATGTGGCAGA AATGTTCTACGGCTGGTCGACAGGAGAGAACCGACCGGCCTCCGGAACTCTGCTGCAGCTGGTGACATCCCAGGGCCAGACACAGGCCACACCGATGTAG